A stretch of the Geovibrio thiophilus genome encodes the following:
- a CDS encoding ABC transporter ATP-binding protein encodes MLKINNIEVVYNDVILVLKGLSLEVEQGRIAALLGSNGAGKTTTLKAVSGLLRPDDGEITDGEIWFDGQRIDKKDASDIVKSGIFQVMEGRRVFKDLTVEENLIAGAYTRPGNTVSTGIERVYNYFPRLKDRRSQLAGYMSGGEQQMLAIGRAIMAAPKLILMDEPSLGLAPLLVKEIFNIITTLNREEGTTILLVEQNANMALSAAHYGYIMENGRVVLDGATEELKANDDVKEFYLGLSEKKSFREVKHYRRRKRWLS; translated from the coding sequence ATGCTTAAAATCAACAACATAGAAGTTGTTTACAATGACGTTATCCTTGTATTGAAAGGACTTTCCCTTGAAGTGGAGCAGGGTAGGATAGCCGCCCTGCTCGGCTCTAACGGGGCGGGCAAGACTACCACCCTTAAGGCGGTGAGCGGTCTTCTGCGTCCTGATGACGGAGAAATAACTGACGGCGAAATCTGGTTTGACGGACAGAGGATAGATAAGAAAGACGCATCGGACATTGTGAAATCCGGCATTTTTCAGGTGATGGAGGGCAGGCGGGTTTTCAAAGACCTTACCGTTGAGGAAAACCTCATAGCCGGTGCTTACACCCGTCCGGGAAACACTGTCTCCACCGGAATCGAGCGGGTTTACAACTACTTTCCCCGCCTTAAGGACAGGCGCAGCCAGCTTGCAGGCTATATGAGCGGCGGCGAACAGCAGATGCTTGCCATAGGCAGGGCTATCATGGCTGCCCCGAAGCTTATTCTCATGGATGAGCCCTCTCTCGGGCTTGCGCCGCTTCTGGTCAAGGAGATCTTCAACATCATCACCACTCTCAACAGAGAAGAGGGGACAACGATCCTCCTTGTTGAGCAGAACGCCAATATGGCTCTCTCCGCAGCGCATTACGGATATATAATGGAAAACGGGCGTGTGGTTCTGGACGGAGCGACGGAAGAACTCAAGGCGAATGACGATGTTAAGGAGTTTTACCTCGGTCTCTCGGAGAAGAAGAGCTTCCGTGAAGTCAAGCATTACAGGAGAAGAAAAAGATGGCTTTCCTAG
- a CDS encoding ABC transporter substrate-binding protein, whose product MKKLALLFMVFALLTGTAFAAKPVKIGVLVDESGGTGDVGKPYGEGIKDCVRWFNENGGINGVPVEILYVDYGYKIPAALSAYKKFMREGVVAVHGWGTGDTENLVKMVTKDKMPYFSASYSEHITDPKTAPYNFIVGATYSDQVRAALKYIKSQGGNTDVAFIYNDSGFGRSPFFPDGENSAKELGIKLVDNQVVDLKALDATSQLLNMNKKNPGYAFIQQTYMATSTILKDAKKLNIPTKFIGLNWTFGKKLVEMTGADSEGFIGTNAFTLWNDTNAEGIKFLRDLNKKYHPEVKYREVNYIQGFSSMYVLLSGLKMSKGNYSGENIKKSLETMKNFSTMGLTAPVTFTPQSHKGVRALKLYQVKGGELVPFTDYISAD is encoded by the coding sequence ATGAAAAAGCTTGCGTTACTTTTTATGGTTTTTGCGCTGCTCACCGGAACCGCATTTGCTGCCAAGCCGGTTAAAATCGGTGTTCTGGTGGATGAATCCGGTGGAACGGGCGATGTGGGCAAACCCTACGGCGAAGGGATTAAGGACTGCGTGCGCTGGTTCAACGAGAACGGCGGCATAAACGGCGTTCCCGTTGAAATTTTGTACGTTGACTACGGCTATAAGATTCCCGCCGCGCTCAGCGCATACAAAAAGTTCATGCGTGAAGGCGTTGTCGCTGTCCACGGCTGGGGCACGGGCGACACGGAGAATCTCGTGAAAATGGTCACAAAAGACAAGATGCCTTACTTCTCCGCATCCTACTCCGAGCACATAACAGACCCTAAAACAGCTCCGTATAACTTCATAGTGGGCGCGACTTACTCCGATCAGGTTCGCGCGGCTCTCAAGTATATCAAGTCGCAGGGCGGCAATACTGACGTTGCGTTTATCTATAATGATTCCGGCTTCGGTCGTTCACCCTTCTTCCCTGACGGTGAAAACAGCGCTAAAGAGCTGGGGATTAAGCTTGTTGACAATCAGGTTGTTGACCTCAAGGCTCTGGACGCCACAAGCCAGCTTCTTAACATGAACAAGAAGAACCCCGGCTACGCCTTCATTCAGCAGACATACATGGCAACGTCCACAATCCTCAAGGATGCGAAAAAGCTGAACATCCCCACCAAGTTCATCGGGCTTAACTGGACGTTCGGCAAAAAGCTTGTGGAGATGACCGGAGCGGATTCCGAAGGATTCATCGGCACGAACGCCTTCACTCTTTGGAACGATACAAATGCGGAAGGGATCAAGTTCCTTCGTGATCTCAACAAAAAATACCATCCTGAGGTTAAATACAGAGAGGTTAATTACATTCAGGGATTCTCCTCAATGTATGTGCTGCTCAGCGGTCTTAAAATGTCAAAGGGCAACTACAGCGGCGAGAACATAAAGAAGAGTCTGGAAACAATGAAAAACTTCAGCACAATGGGACTTACCGCACCTGTTACGTTTACTCCGCAGAGTCACAAGGGTGTGCGGGCGCTCAAGCTGTATCAGGTTAAGGGCGGTGAGCTTGTGCCGTTTACTGACTACATATCGGCGGACTGA
- a CDS encoding phenylacetate--CoA ligase family protein has translation MAFLGNFQRVLEFIRENSAHPLVQNAFVRSEISPSLVTDYETFQFINPLTKQKLSEMHMGGALLPLILAGGYVSKIFTSPGPVYNVKGERWEHYRFYKALEAAGFIDGDVAVNTFSYHGSPAGDMAEEACEKCGCAVYPLGPADSGKGAETILAVDANAFIGTKTYLFKCLEKLEGRGRLEKAFLMAEKLTEDDKAVLFAEHGIKAFQAYGTAEAGLIAYETAGGTGMKADTDALFIEILDADGKPAGEGETGEVVVTFMNGTTPFIRLATGDLSFTENGRLAGVFGRTDSSVKFKGVFVHFWVLEKLCAECRVSGRLDISNTPDGADSMCLSVSGGDTDMIRSSFYKAFGLRLPEIKVDDTISETAVQDTRKQLNRR, from the coding sequence ATGGCTTTCCTAGGCAATTTTCAGCGGGTTCTGGAATTTATAAGGGAAAACTCCGCGCATCCTCTTGTTCAGAATGCCTTCGTGCGTTCGGAAATCTCACCTTCTCTCGTTACCGATTATGAAACCTTTCAGTTTATAAATCCCCTTACCAAGCAGAAGCTTTCGGAAATGCACATGGGCGGCGCTCTTCTGCCGCTTATTCTTGCAGGCGGCTATGTTTCCAAAATTTTTACATCACCGGGTCCCGTCTACAATGTGAAGGGTGAAAGGTGGGAGCACTACAGGTTTTATAAGGCTCTGGAAGCGGCAGGGTTTATTGACGGCGATGTGGCTGTAAACACCTTCTCATACCACGGCAGCCCCGCCGGGGACATGGCTGAGGAGGCATGCGAAAAGTGCGGCTGCGCAGTTTATCCCCTTGGTCCCGCTGACAGCGGCAAGGGAGCGGAAACGATCCTCGCCGTGGATGCAAACGCTTTTATCGGCACTAAGACATACCTCTTCAAATGCCTCGAAAAACTTGAGGGCAGAGGGCGGCTTGAGAAGGCTTTTCTCATGGCGGAAAAGCTCACTGAGGACGACAAGGCGGTGCTTTTCGCGGAACACGGCATAAAGGCTTTTCAGGCATACGGAACGGCGGAAGCGGGGCTCATAGCCTATGAAACAGCCGGAGGAACAGGGATGAAGGCGGATACGGACGCTCTTTTCATCGAAATACTGGACGCGGACGGAAAACCCGCAGGAGAAGGGGAAACCGGTGAAGTAGTTGTGACGTTCATGAACGGAACAACCCCTTTCATACGTCTTGCCACGGGCGATCTCTCATTTACCGAAAACGGACGTCTGGCAGGAGTTTTTGGCAGGACGGATTCATCCGTGAAATTCAAGGGCGTATTCGTACATTTCTGGGTGCTTGAAAAACTCTGCGCCGAATGCAGGGTTTCAGGCAGACTTGATATTTCCAATACTCCGGACGGGGCGGACTCCATGTGTCTGAGTGTTTCAGGAGGTGATACGGATATGATCCGCTCCTCATTTTACAAGGCTTTCGGATTGCGTTTGCCTGAAATCAAAGTTGATGATACTATTTCAGAAACTGCTGTACAGGACACAAGAAAACAGCTTAATCGCAGGTAG
- a CDS encoding TetR/AcrR family transcriptional regulator, whose product MARKKKDTKLRILELSAALFADKGKDAVGIREIAEKSGVSLNTVMYHFSSKENLHHETIKYLLANGINFGEIFRKKSENTSCDCPAEMFRGIISEIFAEGLKPKYATYINMISKVIFSRDKTQLTYLLESFQETELHFTGFFEKTGIEADEKEMSFLMGLFWTQLLYSAGARKLAELESVHDDSADYAAKATADIFLQRLGVRQASGVR is encoded by the coding sequence ATGGCCAGAAAAAAGAAAGACACTAAATTACGGATTCTTGAGCTTAGCGCGGCACTGTTTGCTGACAAAGGGAAGGATGCCGTGGGAATAAGAGAAATTGCCGAAAAATCAGGTGTTTCTCTAAATACTGTAATGTATCACTTCTCCTCCAAGGAAAATCTCCACCATGAGACAATAAAGTATCTTCTTGCAAACGGAATCAATTTTGGTGAAATTTTCAGGAAGAAAAGCGAAAATACCAGCTGCGACTGCCCTGCTGAGATGTTCAGGGGCATAATCTCCGAGATTTTCGCCGAAGGGCTTAAGCCCAAATACGCCACATACATCAATATGATTTCAAAAGTTATATTCAGCAGAGACAAAACCCAGCTCACATATCTTCTTGAGAGCTTTCAGGAGACGGAACTGCATTTCACCGGATTTTTTGAAAAAACCGGCATAGAAGCAGATGAAAAGGAGATGTCTTTCCTCATGGGGCTTTTCTGGACACAGCTTCTCTACTCCGCTGGAGCAAGAAAGCTCGCCGAGCTTGAGTCTGTCCATGACGATTCGGCAGATTATGCCGCAAAAGCCACTGCGGATATTTTTCTGCAAAGGCTAGGGGTGAGACAGGCTTCCGGCGTGCGTTAG
- a CDS encoding branched-chain amino acid ABC transporter permease has product MSYVNCGNFKTSYEKDAELFQTRLSKFLIYAFVTALFAVPFFLGDYLLYVMNLIFIAVIGAVGLNILTGFTGLISLGQGAFMGVGAYAAGYLSLTYGLPFFLAIPAAGLVTAVFGAFFGIPSLRLKGLYLSIATLAAQFIIEFGFIRLEFITGGVTGLSIDYASFLGHEIDSDFSFYFLALVLCIIMTLAGVNMMRTRAGRAFLSIRDNYIAAEAMGINLFRYKLISFAVSSFYAGVAGSLWAYYTTIITPENFTIGVSIQYLSMIIIGGLGSILGSIFGAVFIVILPEVLQSFSDWAGGYYPNLTQIIGSIKEGVFGLVIILFLMFEPEGMVRRWRLIKAYWKLWPFSY; this is encoded by the coding sequence ATGAGCTACGTCAACTGCGGAAACTTCAAAACCTCTTATGAAAAGGACGCCGAGCTTTTCCAGACAAGGCTTTCCAAGTTTCTTATATACGCATTCGTAACGGCGCTTTTTGCCGTTCCGTTCTTCCTCGGCGATTATCTGCTGTATGTTATGAACCTTATCTTCATAGCAGTGATAGGCGCCGTGGGGCTTAACATACTCACGGGCTTCACGGGGCTTATCTCCCTCGGTCAGGGGGCGTTTATGGGTGTGGGCGCTTATGCGGCGGGGTATCTGTCACTCACGTACGGACTGCCGTTCTTCCTCGCTATCCCCGCTGCGGGGCTTGTTACAGCCGTTTTCGGCGCGTTCTTCGGCATTCCCTCTCTGCGGCTCAAGGGGCTTTATCTTTCAATAGCCACCCTTGCCGCACAGTTTATCATCGAGTTCGGCTTCATCAGGCTTGAGTTTATAACGGGCGGTGTCACAGGGCTTTCCATTGATTACGCAAGCTTCCTAGGTCATGAGATAGACAGCGACTTTTCCTTCTATTTCCTTGCGCTTGTGCTGTGCATCATTATGACCCTAGCTGGTGTAAACATGATGCGCACCAGAGCGGGCAGGGCGTTTCTTTCCATACGTGACAACTACATAGCAGCGGAAGCAATGGGCATAAACCTGTTCCGCTACAAACTCATCTCCTTTGCCGTAAGCTCGTTTTACGCAGGCGTGGCGGGTTCCCTCTGGGCATACTACACCACAATCATCACACCGGAGAACTTCACCATCGGCGTTTCAATACAGTATCTCTCAATGATCATCATCGGCGGTCTGGGCAGCATACTGGGCAGCATTTTCGGCGCTGTGTTCATAGTTATTCTTCCCGAGGTTCTGCAAAGCTTCTCCGACTGGGCGGGAGGCTACTACCCCAACCTCACGCAGATAATAGGCTCAATCAAGGAAGGGGTTTTCGGGCTTGTGATAATCCTTTTTCTGATGTTTGAGCCTGAGGGGATGGTTAGAAGATGGAGACTGATAAAGGCCTACTGGAAATTGTGGCCATTTTCATACTGA
- a CDS encoding thioredoxin domain-containing protein: MLENILKNERSLYLLQHKDNPVAWQPWSDATLKLAQEQDKPIMVSVGYSACHWCHVMEHESFEDPEMAAVINRYFIPVKVDREEYPDVDKRYQFYLQSTGVNGGWPLNCFLLPDGTPFYGGTYYPKEPGHGLPAFREILEKIGELYRTDRAHVRQTAKNYLSFLEEFREVKFDLEHFESTPLSAFDNEFYRIMDTENGGFGVGARFPQIPSLLYLLKRFEKERVNKFLTKTADILCSGGICDHINGGFFRYTVDKEWRTPHFEKMLYDNALNAIFLTRMFSITDNRLYLHTAGKAIDFILDEFNTEFGLISSMDADSLDSKGKLSEGFYYKIFNRDMVLFSEEDKKKMFEYIFPFEGVAAFAGADYESRIAVQPLIDKLKAGAAYKEKPAKDNKIILSQNALFCKALLEYSETSGDEYYFEQAKMLLGKLEHFLIDETHLNRINYSGDIFSYATLEDYAFTADMYMKFFDITSEKGFLVKAKSLLEEALEDFTHEGLLHLDRAGKVLETFDDSMPSAAGLIAELIIHNKERLGLNLSGETENFLADRVVKYPTAHSTVLSAFTV; the protein is encoded by the coding sequence TTGCTCGAAAATATTCTTAAAAACGAAAGAAGCCTTTACCTCCTTCAGCATAAAGACAACCCGGTAGCTTGGCAGCCGTGGAGTGATGCGACTTTGAAACTCGCTCAGGAGCAGGATAAACCGATAATGGTCAGCGTGGGCTACTCCGCCTGTCACTGGTGCCATGTTATGGAACATGAGTCGTTTGAAGATCCTGAAATGGCGGCTGTTATAAACAGATACTTTATCCCCGTAAAAGTCGACAGAGAGGAGTATCCTGATGTGGACAAACGCTACCAGTTTTATCTTCAGTCCACAGGAGTAAACGGAGGCTGGCCTCTGAACTGCTTTCTTCTGCCCGACGGAACCCCGTTCTACGGCGGAACATACTATCCTAAGGAACCCGGACACGGACTGCCCGCCTTCAGGGAGATACTTGAGAAAATAGGCGAACTCTACCGCACAGACCGTGCCCATGTGCGGCAGACGGCGAAAAACTATCTGAGTTTTCTGGAAGAATTCAGGGAGGTTAAGTTTGACCTTGAACACTTTGAATCCACTCCGCTCAGCGCTTTTGATAATGAGTTTTACCGCATTATGGATACGGAAAACGGCGGTTTCGGCGTGGGAGCCCGTTTCCCTCAGATTCCCTCCCTGCTTTATCTGCTGAAACGCTTTGAAAAGGAGAGAGTAAATAAATTTCTCACAAAAACTGCCGACATTCTCTGTTCCGGCGGAATATGCGACCATATAAACGGCGGCTTTTTCAGATATACAGTGGATAAAGAATGGCGCACACCCCATTTTGAAAAAATGCTTTACGACAACGCACTGAATGCCATATTTCTGACACGCATGTTCAGCATAACAGACAACAGGCTGTATCTCCACACAGCAGGAAAGGCAATAGACTTCATACTGGACGAATTCAACACCGAGTTCGGGCTTATCTCCTCAATGGATGCGGACAGCCTTGATTCCAAAGGAAAGCTGTCCGAAGGCTTCTACTATAAAATATTCAACCGTGACATGGTGCTTTTCAGTGAGGAAGACAAGAAGAAGATGTTTGAGTATATCTTCCCTTTTGAAGGCGTAGCGGCTTTTGCAGGGGCGGATTACGAAAGCAGAATAGCCGTGCAGCCTCTCATTGATAAACTGAAAGCAGGCGCCGCGTACAAAGAAAAGCCGGCGAAGGACAATAAAATCATCCTCTCCCAGAATGCCCTCTTCTGCAAGGCGCTTCTGGAATACAGCGAAACTTCGGGAGATGAGTATTACTTTGAGCAGGCAAAAATGCTCCTCGGCAAGCTTGAGCATTTCCTCATAGACGAAACGCACCTGAACAGAATCAACTACTCCGGCGATATTTTCAGCTATGCCACATTGGAGGATTATGCCTTCACTGCGGATATGTACATGAAGTTTTTTGATATAACGTCGGAGAAAGGTTTTCTGGTAAAGGCGAAATCCTTACTTGAGGAGGCTCTGGAGGATTTTACTCATGAGGGGCTTCTTCATCTGGACAGAGCGGGAAAAGTGCTGGAAACCTTTGATGATTCTATGCCTTCCGCAGCGGGACTAATTGCAGAGCTTATTATTCACAATAAAGAGCGTCTGGGGCTGAACCTCTCCGGTGAGACTGAGAATTTTCTCGCCGACAGGGTTGTAAAATATCCCACAGCGCACTCGACAGTGCTCAGCGCATTTACAGTGTAA
- a CDS encoding response regulator transcription factor, whose translation MKNFIIFSANTVYRETIAAMAVDFGLNCLASESINTKMQISIKEITPEIVIIDIFSRGATDDFVAMVREIFLTARFIFIVSEDNPLLSYFVQKYNVSDLLFVEDDTERTRSNLERILKSKNNGGMSCHNGNLTLRECEVLKLIAAGKTSREIAEELFISKNTVDTHRNKMLQKLNLSNSASLVTYACKSGLL comes from the coding sequence ATGAAAAATTTTATAATATTCAGTGCCAATACCGTCTATAGGGAAACTATTGCGGCTATGGCAGTTGATTTTGGCTTAAATTGCCTTGCATCTGAATCAATTAATACAAAGATGCAGATTTCAATCAAGGAAATAACCCCGGAAATTGTGATTATTGATATTTTTTCCAGAGGAGCGACTGATGATTTCGTCGCAATGGTCAGAGAAATATTTTTAACAGCCAGATTTATTTTCATAGTTTCGGAGGATAACCCGCTTTTAAGTTATTTTGTCCAGAAATACAACGTAAGTGACCTTTTATTCGTTGAGGATGACACAGAAAGAACACGGAGCAATCTGGAAAGGATATTGAAATCAAAAAATAACGGAGGTATGTCTTGCCATAACGGAAATCTTACTTTGAGAGAGTGCGAGGTATTGAAACTGATAGCCGCTGGAAAAACCAGCAGGGAAATAGCGGAAGAACTGTTTATCAGTAAAAACACGGTGGATACCCACAGAAATAAAATGCTTCAGAAACTGAATTTATCCAACTCCGCCTCTCTTGTGACGTATGCCTGCAAGTCGGGACTTTTATAA
- a CDS encoding CBS domain-containing protein, with translation MFVKNWMRREVITISPDETILDAKHIMKENGIRRLPVVEKNKLAGIITEKDIKEYSPSKASSLDVYELKRLLAKTLVKDAMNVNVITVHPETPIEKAALILRDKRFGGLPVVNDSGELSGIITAVDLFDIFVESMGFSHQSTRIAILLEDRKGALAEMTRIIDSHELNIVSLATFFLKNTEGGARDVVIRVNGEQSKIDAAVRDLRSADFNLVSIIEMNDIMNDV, from the coding sequence ATGTTCGTAAAAAACTGGATGAGAAGAGAAGTTATTACAATTTCCCCGGACGAGACAATCCTTGATGCCAAACACATTATGAAGGAGAACGGCATAAGACGTCTGCCTGTGGTGGAAAAGAACAAACTTGCGGGCATAATCACCGAAAAGGATATAAAAGAATATTCTCCCTCCAAGGCAAGCTCCCTTGATGTTTACGAACTCAAACGTCTTCTTGCCAAAACGTTGGTAAAAGATGCGATGAACGTGAACGTTATTACTGTACATCCCGAAACACCGATCGAAAAAGCGGCGCTCATTCTCCGTGATAAACGCTTCGGCGGTCTGCCTGTTGTGAATGATTCCGGTGAGCTATCCGGAATTATTACTGCGGTGGATTTATTTGATATATTTGTGGAATCCATGGGTTTCTCCCACCAGAGCACAAGGATCGCGATCCTGCTGGAGGACAGAAAGGGAGCCCTTGCCGAAATGACACGGATTATCGACAGTCACGAGTTGAATATTGTCAGTTTAGCAACTTTCTTCCTGAAAAACACGGAAGGAGGAGCGCGTGATGTGGTGATCAGAGTTAACGGTGAGCAGAGTAAAATTGATGCCGCCGTCAGAGACCTTCGTTCTGCTGACTTTAACCTTGTAAGCATTATAGAAATGAACGATATTATGAACGATGTTTAA